The Coccidioides posadasii str. Silveira chromosome 3, complete sequence genome contains a region encoding:
- a CDS encoding uncharacterized protein (EggNog:ENOG410PJKR~COG:G~TransMembrane:9 (o96-117i129-147o153-174i186-205o217-237i261-282o324-343i350-369o416-438i)~BUSCO:6153at33183) gives MGDNSSIRITHPPLPGADEKRDTDGTELSGDEVTPSSAEDGLEEKPPEDVPPDGGYGWVCVACAAFINGNTWGVNSSYGVFLSHYLSNDIFPNMSAIGYAFTGGLSMSCALLISPLVTHLIHLFGNRTILNIGVCLQTISFIGASFAKEQWHLFLSQGVCFGVGMGCIFIGSVGITPQWFLKKRSVANAIAAAGSGMGGLAYSLGAGAMIPRLGLAWAFRVLGITTFSINIVACNLLRDRNKAVGSRYRAFHFPLLKRPEFLLLQAWGIFSLLGYVVLIFSLPNFALSIGLSPHQGSIVGALLNLGQGLGRPVIGLISDRFGRINMATVFTFFCGLLCFAVWIPSLNMGVLCFFAIIVGTVAGTFWTTVVPVCAEVIGMQELPAGLSISWVLIVPPTTVSEPIAVLLKDDSKKQWVYLYAQIFTGLVYIVAGISIWLVRGWKIGQVEIAAKKRAVALAAGTSATLKSRHPDTNTPSVPENQLSPDRDASSHPNEHTISALPSPPSPEIDTRVWSPVHLLRRMMVRGHV, from the exons ATGGGCGACAATTCGTCTATCCGAATCACGCATCCACCATTACCGGGTGCAGATGAGAAAAGAGATACTGATGGTACCGAACTGTCCGGCGACGAAGTGACTCCGTCATCTGCGGAGGATGGATTGGAGGAGAAGCCACCAGAAGACGTCCCACCAGATGGCGGGTATGGCTGGGTGTGTGTTGCTTGTGCAGCTTTCATCAACGGAAATACATGGGGAGTTAACAGT TCTTACGGTGTCTTCTTGTCCCACTATCTCTCTAACGATATATTCCCCAATATGAGCGCAATCGGATACGCCTTCACCGGCGGCCTAAGCATGTCTTGCGCCCTCTTAATATCACCTTTGGTCACCCACCTGATACACCTTTTCGGCAATCGAACAATTCTGAATATAGGGGTCTGCCTGCAAACTATCTCGTTCATCGGAGCATCATTTGCCAAAGAGCAGTGGCATTTATTCTTAAGTCAGGGCGTATGCTTTGGTGTGGGAATGGGGTGTATTTTCATTGGATCTGTTGGGATCACCCCGCAGTGGTTCCTGAAGAAACGAAGTGTTGCAAACGCAATCGCTGCCGCTGGCTCGGGGATGGGAGGACTTGCGTACTCCTTAGGAGCCGGCGCGATGATCCCCCGTCTTGGATTGGCCTGGGCTTTCCGTGTTCTTGGAATCACCACGTTCAGCATCAATATAGTCGCGTGCAATCTGCTGAGAGACCGGAATAAGGCCGTAGGAAGCCGTTATCGCGCATTTCATTTTCCACTACTGAAGCGGCCCGAGTTTCTGCTGCTTCAAGCTTGGGGCATTTTCAGCTTGCTTGGCTACGTCGTGCTTATCTTCAGTCTTCCCAATTTCGCACTCTCTATTGGCCTTTCTCCGCATCAAGGGAGTATTGTCGGCGCCCTTCTCAATTTGGGACAAGGCCTAGGCAGACCTGTAATAGGTCTCATCAGTGACCGTTTTGGGAGGATCAACATGGCCACtgttttcacattcttctGTGGCCTTCTTTGCTTCGCCGTCTGGATTCCGTCTCTCAACATGGGAGTGCTATGTTTTTTTGCCATAATCGTGGGCACTGTTGCAGGAACTTTCTGGACCACTGTCGTTCCCGTCTGTGCAGAAGTAATCGGGATGCAAGAATTACCAGCCGGGCTTAGTATATCTTGGGTGCTCATTGTGCCGCCGACGACGGTGTCAGAACCAATCGCCGTTTTGCTAAAGGACGACTCTAAAAAACAGTGGGTCTACCTCTATGCGCAGATATTCACAGGCCTGGTATACATCGTGGCGGGTATTAGCATATGGCTCGTCCGTGGCTGGAAAATTGGTCAGGTAGAAATAGCAGCGAAGAAGAGAGCCGTAGCCCTTGCAGCTGGCACTTCTGCAACACTGAAAAGCCGTCATCCAGACACAAACACCCCGTCGGTTCCTGAGAACCAGCTTTCGCCCGATAGAGATGCTTCAAGCCACCCTAATGAGCATACTATTTCTGCTCTGCCGTCTCCGCCTTCACCTGAGATAGACACCCGGGTTTGGTCTCCGGTTCATTTGCTGCGCAGGATGATGGTCCGTGGCCATGTTTGA
- a CDS encoding uncharacterized protein (antiSMASH:Cluster_3.5~EggNog:ENOG410PHUY~COG:T,Z~BUSCO:2840at33183), whose product MVHSIRFKSGTRKVSPPNPTFMDDDQLAHYLKDLRNNRPPRPIGSRPLPTKDTALLGSPQNNDLPPRASSALSMSRPADPSGPATGDLFPRSSSALSHRRYMSELLQQNEPGEYTSIPEETVDETPRNTSSTPIVSSPNAQYRESGHRWVEKQAARSLRNALEEMDLQDEEQRLYDAAHEEAVDLVLQHQKYGFQEQNQHAPYRNPDVANRFLRYSERGGHFRSHSSAISRSGRDLSESDSSGGSNSANSHRISFPAGVHGTRPQTHHDNSTFRVKKNSSLRRTSKVNFSLPEDDMQQAPHPQLSRISNSDSSKGLFRNPEDQIYEEPEDPSSKAEAATDKFIPSALRVKARNSLPRGARSLPRQANNRAGSEKKLSIFDIHKNPPTQSKNPFYKANNFSTTANSTKEQETSPTKDGIEIRSEEIRAATSMRLKDRSSRLPMPSAVSDRPGRPIVSFDPDWKAPEEEAYANSRGARQGFGQSSSRPSIENTSTPHKDLAPTINVSEAPSVPSISVECEDSTPPSILVSELGPPISSMPPQNEPKRRELPDPKKYAAEQRSKKAAALSKSRFSHITPTSINFPTAACAACGLPISGRIVTACDHRLHPECFTCYHCSTALECVAFYQEPESSRAERLADSHEDDQEMNYPRFYCHLDFHELFSPRCKSCKTPIEGEVIVACGAEWHVGHFFCAECGDPFTPETPFVEKEGYAWCVRCHSRRTADKCRACKLPVVEDVVVTALGGQWHEKCFVCCECGGGFGPEGRFFARQGKPRVTAKGRQIGGPVETAACESCEARRLKA is encoded by the exons ATGGTCCATTCCATCCGATTCAAGTCCGGTACCCGGAAGGTGTCTCCTCCCAACCCAACCTTCATGGACGACGACCAGCTCG CCCACTACCTCAAGGACCTTCGAAACAACCGCCCTCCCCGCCCAATTGGCTCCCGCCCGCTCCCTACGAAAGACACGGCTCTCTTAGGATCTCCGCAGAACAATGACCTGCCGCCTAGAGCGTCCTCTGCCCTCTCAATGTCCAGGCCAGCGGACCCCTCCGGCCCGGCCACCGGCGATCTCTTTCCGCGTTCTTCCAGCGCTCTGTCCCACCGTCGATATATGTCCGAACTTCTCCAGCAGAACGAACCTGGAGAATACACAAGTATCCCGGAGGAAACGGTGGATGAGACCCCCAGGAATACGTCGTCTACACCGATAGTGTCGTCACCAAATGCTCAGTACCGAGAGAGCGGCCACAGATGGGTCGAAAAACAGGCAGCACGCTCGCTGCGAAACGCACTGGAAGAAATGGACCTCCAAGATGAGGAACAACGTCTGTACGACGCAGCACACGAGGAAGCTGTGGACTTGGTCTTGCAGCACCAGAAGTATGGATTCCAGGAACAGAATCAACATGCCCCCTACCGCAACCCTGACGTTGCGAATCGTTTTCTACGATATTCTGAAAGGGGAGGCCATTTTAGAAGCCATAGCTCTGCAATTTCGAGATCTGGACGAGACCTCTCTGAGTCTGACAGTTCTGGTGGAAGCAACTCCGCTAATTCCCATAGAATCTCATTTCCAGCAGGAGTTCATGGGACAAGGCCCCAAACTCACCACGATAATTCTACTTTCAGAGTtaaaaagaattcatctctGAGGCGGACTTCAAAAgtaaatttttctttgccgGAAGATGACATGCAGCAGGCTCCCCACCCCCAGCTATCGCGAATTTCTAACAGCGATTCTTCAAAGGGGCTGTTTAGAAACCCAGAAGACCAGATCTACGAGGAGCCCGAAGATCCGAGCTCCAAGGCTGAGGCAGCGACCGATAAATTTATACCCTCTGCTCTTAGGGTGAAGGCTCGAAACTCGCTCCCACGCGGTGCACGATCCCTTCCTCGGCAGGCTAATAATAGAGCCGGTAGCGAGAAGAAACTGTCCATTTTTGATATTCACAAAAATCCTCCCACTCAGTCCAAAAATCCTTTTTACAAGGCCAACAATTTCTCTACGACTGCCAACTCCACAAAAGAGCAGGAAACTTCGCCTACAAAAGACGGGATCGAGATACGTAGTGAGGAGATTCGTGCTGCAACCAGCATGAGGCTCAAGGACAGGAGTTCCAGACTCCCTATGCCATCAGCTGTCAGTGATCGGCCTGGCCGTCCCATTGTGAGTTTTGATCCTGACTGGAAAGCTCCAGAAGAGGAAGCCTACGCCAATTCGAGAGGCGCCCGACAAGGCTTCGGACAATCGTCATCGCGGCCGTCGATTGAGAATACCTCTACTCCACACAAAGATCTAGCACCTACAATCAATGTGAGCGAGGCCCCAAGCGTTCCCTCAATCAGTGTTGAATGCGAAGACTCCACGCCGCCGTCTATCCTTGTATCAGAACTAGGTCctcccatttcttcaatgCCACCTCAAAATGAGCCAAAGCGACGAGAACTCCCTGACCCCAAAAAGTATGCAGCCGAACAACGCAGCAAGAAGGCAGCGGCATTGTCCAAAAGCCGCTTTAGCCATATTACTCCTACCAGTATCAATTTCCCCACCGCGGCCTGTGCTGCCTGCGGCCTGCCAATTTCCGGACGGATAGTGACTGCGTGTGATCACCGGCTCCATCCTGAATGCTTCACATGCTACCACTGCAGCACCGCGCTCGAATGCGTTGCTTTTTACCAAGAACCCGAGTCCAGCCGTGCGGAGCGCCTCGCCGATTCACACGAAGACGATCAAGAAATGAACTACCCCCGATTTTATTGCCATCTCGACTTCCACGAACTGTTCTCCCCGCGCTGCAAAAGTTGCAAGACCCCCATCGAGGGAGAGGTAATCGTTGCATGTGGCGCCGAATGGCACGTGGGCCATTTCTTCTGTGCTGAGTGCGGTGACCCGTTCACGCCTGAGACGCCGTTTGTCGAGAAAGAAGGGTATGCGTGGTGCGTACGCTGCCACTCGCGCCGGACGGCGGACAAGTGTCGTGCGTGCAAGCTGCCGGTGGTAGAGGATGTGGTGGTTACTGCACTTGGTGGTCAATGGCATGAGAAGTGCTTTGTATGTTGTGAGTGCGGCGGGGGGTTTGGGCCCGAGGGAAGGTTTTTCGCTCGGCAGGGAAAACCGAGAGTCACAGCGAAGGGAAGGCAAATCGGGGGACCTGTGGAGACAGCGGCTTGTGAAAGCTGTGAAGCGAGGAGGTTGAAGGCCTGA